In Sphaeramia orbicularis chromosome 12, fSphaOr1.1, whole genome shotgun sequence, the following proteins share a genomic window:
- the bhmt gene encoding betaine--homocysteine S-methyltransferase 1 has translation MAPAGTKRGILERLDAGEVVIGDGGFVFALEKRGYVKAGPWTPEAAAENPEAVRQLHREFLRAGSNVMQTFTFYASDDKLENRGHTQRFTGQQINEAACDLAREVANEGDALVAGGVSQTPSYLSCKSEDEVKAIFKKQIDVFVKKDVDFLIAEYFEHVEEAEWAVQVLKTTGKPVAASLCIGPEGDLNGVSPGDCAVRLVKAGAQIVGINCHFDPETCVKTVKMMKMGVEKAGLKAHYMCQPLAYHTPDCNRQGFIDLPEFPFGLEPRILTRWDMQKYARDAYNVGIRFIGGCCGFEPYHIRALAEELATERGFLPPGSEKHGLWGSGLEMHTKPWVRARARRDYWETLKPASGRPFCPSMAAPDGWGITKGHADLMQQREATSQEQLKALFDKATKH, from the exons ATGGCACCAGCTGGAACAAAGAGG GGTATTTTGGAGCGTCTGGATGCAGGGGAGGTGGTCATTGGGGACGGGGGCTTTGTCTTCGCCCTTGAGAAAAGAGGCTACGTCAAAGCAGGGCCATGGACACCTGAGGCCGCTGCAGAGAACCCCGAAGCCG TTCGGCAGCTCCACAGGGAGTTCCTGAGGGCAGGCTCCAATGTCATGCAGACATTTACTTTCTACGCAAGCGATGATAAACTGGAGaacaggggccacactcagcgcTTCACT GGTCAGCAGATAAATGAAGCAGCCTGTGACCTGGCCAGGGAGGTGGCCAATGAAGGTGATGCTCTGGTGGCAGGGGGAGTCTCCCAGACCCCCTCTTACCTCAGCTGCAAGAGTGAGGATGAAGTCAAGGCCATCTTTAAGAAACAGATTGACGTCTTTGTCAAGAAAGATGTTGACTTCTTGATTGCAGAG TACTTTGAACACGTGGAAGAGGCCGAATGGGCAGTCCAGGTTTTGAAGACGACTGGCAAACCTGTAGCTGCATCTCTGTGCATCGGACCAGAGGGAGACCTGAACGGAGTCAGCCCCGGAGACTGTGCAGTCAGACTGGTTAAAGCTG GAGCCCAGATTGTTGGCATTAACTGCCATTTTGACCCCGAGACTTGTGTGAAGActgtgaagatgatgaagatgggaGTGGAGAAGGCTGGGCTGAAGGCTCACTACATGTGCCAGCCTCTGGCTTATCACACTCCTGACTGTAACCGCCAAGGTTTCATTGATCTTCCAGAGTTCCCTTTCG GTCTGGAGCCAAGAATTCTGACCCGATGGGACATGCAGAAATACGCCCGTGATGCCTACAATGTTGGAATTCGTTTCATTGGCGGCTGCTGTGGATTTGAGCCCTATCACATCCGTGCCCTGGCTGAGGAGCTGGCCACTGAGAGGGGTTTCCTGCCCCCTGGCTCAGAAAAACATGGCCTTTGGGGCAGCGGTCTGGAGATGCACACAAAGCCCTGGGTCAGAGCTAG GGCCCGTCGTGACTACTGGGAGACACTGAAGCCTGCGTCTGGCCGCCCCTTTTGCCCCTCCATGGCCGCACCTGATGGTTGGGGTATCACCAAAGGCCACGCTGACCTGATGCAGCAGAGGGAGGCTACTAGCCAGGAACAGCTGAAGGCTCTCTTCGACAAGGCCACTAAGCACTAA